The Micromonas commoda chromosome 1, complete sequence region TGTGACTTCGTCactggcgttcctcgtcccaaatTTGGTACCTAGTCTATGGATACTATTTATATCACTCTATTATCTAAGCTAGCTAGACAAGGGTAGTGCCTGTGCCTACGCCCACATTATCCGGTATTATTCTAAGATTATACAAAGAGTTAAGATTAATCATAATTCGTTTTGATTCCGAAATTATTTGCATGTGCTTCGCCGAACAGGTTTTTTGCTCGACTTGGCGCGCGTTCAGTcgctccccggcgccgcgcctgcgcgcgaagagccgcgcgacgccgtgagCAGTGGACATGGTGTGTGCATAACGTTTTCACTGAGCCGACAGGCCGAAAATCTgtccccgcgagggcgaaaaGAAGAAGAACACGAACGCGCATCGCACGGTTCATAACTCGTCGAGTTGTTTTCTTTGCCCATGACAtcgcgcctgcgcggctTCGCCATGCTTACCGCGTCCATGTAAAGTCGCGCCCTGCTTCGAAACGCGGTGCATGGACCCTCTCGACACTTCTGCGGCTCCTGTTTATCGGTTTGACATCCATGCGGGCGCAACTCATGCGCGCAATGCCTGGCCGCATCTGCCGAAGCTCCCCTTTCTCGCTTCGATATGCAAAAGTGCTGACTGAAAAGACGACATATACACGGAGTTATCCTCACCCTGATTTGGCCGACATCTTGAGAGGCTGTGAGAGCAAACTCCGCTACCCGTTGGTTTTTGGAGTTCGTGGAGTTTTTGGCACTTTTCAAATTGGGATTTTAGTTGTGTAGATTTTTGACCAGGCGCCATATTTTCGTAGCTTCTTCTAGTTTAGCTGCAACGCAATATctgacgacgcgagctcggcaaCACCTGTGCGCACTACTGATGATGATGCCCTCCACCTTTGGTTTCGAACAGCGTGTTAGCAGGCGGTCCAGCTCGCGTGCCGTCCATACTGGGCGCCAGTGGGAAcaaaacacgcgcgaccctgtTTTCAACGATTCAACgaaatcaacgagtcaacgtCACTATCACAAAGTTACATCACTATATTTGCATTACTCTAGCGCGCGTGTCGTTAACGTATGAAATCCAGTCATAAATCCATGCACGTGTATTTACCGTTGGTCACTAAAAAGCCACAGAGGGAAAAAATGGCGTCACTGACAAACGATAGGAAAGTATAGGGAAAGTGGTCTCTATTCGTGGTAATAACACTGTAATAACCGTGCCAGTAGAAAAACACTAACACGCCGACCGATTTTCGTAATAGTGTATAATAAATAAACATCTCCCATTGCCCGCCCGGCCGAGAGCGAACGATAGCGCAATTTGTCTAAGCTGGAGGTTGCCGAGTGTAAAATCTTCCCTGCCTGCTTTATTTTTTGTGTTAAGGTTCGGCTATGTCTCAAGCGACTTCGTAAATGTGTTTTCTTGCTGGCCAGCGAGCCTGCAGTTACACACGGCTTTGGGGACTCGCGACGTTCAATATGACTTCTGCATGTCACGTAAATTTACGAGAATAGTCGGCGCTTTGTCCGATTCCTCGTCTGACTCCATGCCGCTCCACGACGGCGCCTCGAAGAGTGTTTTCCGTTGTGTGCTAAAAGATTTGGGGACGCGTGCCAACTCCGCGTCACTGCGCTCGATATCCGTAGATGGAGATGAGACGTTCTCACTGCAGATGGTGACAAAAGATTCGCTCGCATTTGCCCTTCGTCCAGCGTTACAATCGCTCTTGCCTCTCCGAATTTGTCTTCGAATGTACAGCACGATGACGCTGTATGAGATGAGGAGAAAGCAGATCGGGGGTATGCCGAGCGCATATAGGAGAATGGCTCCCTTGACGTCGGCAATGGCTCGGGCAATGTCTGCAACTTTTGACGCTGGCACGCGCCATGAAACATCTACCCATGCGATTGGAAGGTAGATACCGTCCCTTAGTGTCCCCTCTCGGGCAGAGATGTCCGCTGGGGAGATCGGGTCGGGCTTCCAGAGATTCGGGTAGAACACATCCGTGCGCTTTATCTCAAAGTTGTTCTGGTACCTTAACTTCATGCCAACTACATTACCGGTTtgctcgaggacgtcccACTCCATTTCGTGCGCTTTCGCGTCTGGTCTGAAGGGGCACGCATGATCGCTTATGTTGATGAAGCCAAACATTCTGGGATCAGCACGATGACCATGCGGCATGGTGAAGGTCATGGGCACCATCCGATGATCTGTCAGGTCCCATGCACCGTGGTACCTTGAATTGTAGTCGCAGTTCTTTCGAGAGGTTGGACATGGGATTAGCTCATCTGGGTGAACTTGGAATTTGTGGAACTTCACATCCGAATGCACCTCCTCGTATTCATCCGCATACTTCAGCCTGACTGGACGCGCAAGGTCGAGCGAGTTGCCAAAATCAAACCATGCCACTGTTTCGGCGTTTAGTCCTTTGCGCTTTACCTCTGGATAAACGGCGTTAGCAACTTTTTTGCCTGTAATTTTAATGGATCGGCCGGTGCTAGTGTATGTGTAAGTGCCATTTGGAACTGTCACATCTCCAAGTGTGGATTCGAGCACATCAAGTGTGCGAGAAGGGTTATCCATGCCAGTGGCCAACACCCATGGAGTGGCCCCGACGCTTGGCCACTGATCACGTGGAATGGAATCATCAGGAACTCGTTCCACGTATGTCTCTGGTTGGAGGTCTGTTGCAAGGAAGTTTTTGGTGATGAAGCGACTCAAGTACCGTGGGTCACTTGTCCGATAACGTGGGGAAAGCAGAGGGTCAAAATAACCCATGAGCCATTGCTCCACAGTGCGCCGAACAAAGATGCCTGAAGATTCTGGGCCAAGAAAAGGTCCAACCATGCTTTCGACTGCATTGAGATTATAGCCCTTTCTGAGATGCACCCCTATGTAGCCCCTGATCAACTCTGCTTTGGTCTCGGAAACGCTAAGGTCCTCTGCGAGTTTTAAAGTAGAGCGGGCAAGCATGTGCAGCACTGAGATACCAGTTGGGTCCTCGGTAAGGATTCGATACACAACGTTCGCCTCAGATGGGTCCAGCCCAACTGtgtcgccgtcaccggcggtCAGCCCCGACGCATAGCTGGCAAATTCAGGTTTACCATGCGGCCAGAGGTCAGGCGCGTAATCTGCAACACTTGCACCTTGCAACGGGGACGCGTTGCCCCACTGTGCCACGGCCATGGCGTGCACCGCGTTCCTGCCGGCGTGCACCGCTTCTTCAATGTGTTTTGGTGCAATTCCTTGCTCGACAAAGCTGCGAAACACTTCACTGATTCTATCGACAAGGGTAGCGACGACCTTTGCTGTAAGTGAGTGCACAAAGTTTGCCTCAGATCCAAACTTTCGGATCAAGGCGTAGTACCCAGGGTTGAAAGAGATGATTTTGTCATTCAGGTCGCAAGTTTCACAAAACGAGGTGGGATCCCATGACGCATAGCTGGTGGCTATGAAACTCACTACGGAGTCACCATTTCCACTGAAGGTTACCTCACTTTTCTTCTCTTTCCCTCCCTGCATAACAAATGGTCCAACCTCCTTGAGTTCAGGCGGTTGGGTCCCAGCAAGCACCTCAAGTGGGTTTGTCAGGTTCCAGAAGAAGAACCTAGACACTGCGTGAGTATCGCATATAGTAACGTTCCCAGCATAGCACATATCTTGATTTGGATCGAGGACGTACGCTGATCCTTTCATGCGCTCTGGCAAGTATGTCACTGCCATCGTCACTGAGATGGCAAGGATCGCGCCCCAAAAGAGGATGCACGCCTGGAAAAAGAGAAGGAGAGGTTCGTCGGCATTGAAAAGCTTCAATCGACGTTTCAAAAATGTATCGCTTGGGAAGTATATGAAAGTAACGTTATAAACATCGATAGTGCGCCGGCAAGATACGGATATGGCGCCACGACGGCTCAACACTGGACGACATCGGCTGTTTTCGAACAGAAACGTTGACCGGAAACGGGCGTGCGCACATGGTGAACGTAGTTACGCAACGCGACATCCATGCCGACGACATTGCGAAGGGTCGGTGGAACTTCTTCCCTAGCTTTCTCGCGCTTACGTTTCCCTGCTATCGTCCACATGTTGTTGTGTCAACAAGTGGCGTGGTGATGGTATTTGATGCCAAAACTCACCCACGGGTTCTGGCGGAACACGAATCGTCGAAGCAGCAAATCCGCGGAACACCGGTAGGACTAACCGGAATAGGACCTGTGGTTTTCTTTTTTTGTTTTTCTGTGTTGTTGGCCACCCCGCAGCGATTTTAGCTTTAACCTtcatacgaaggtaacacTTAATAACTTccgaacgaaggtacgaacgaaggtagtCTACATATCTGACCGATTCTCGAGTCAATCAAGAAAAAACGCCAAAATCATACCTTCGTATCTTATTAGACTTTTAATGCCAAACTCGCTCGGAAAAGATAACTTTTAGTCTATGGAAAAGGACGACTAATACACATCGTGCTACGAACGAAACTTTTTTTTATACCTTCGTAgtctaccttcgtacgaatgaaggtatcTTTTTACCTTCAGATATATGATATATAGATATATGAAGGAAAGTATTAAACAACATTTAATTAACAAGATAGAGCAGTGATGCGAAAcatcgcgcgcacgcggcaAGCAAAGCGTGAGCCCGAGTCGGGGCCGGGCGGCCAAATCgaccgcccgcccccgcaaCCACCACCAACACCTCGAACATACCCTCCTGCTACACCCCCCGGCGTGCATCAGGCACAACGAGTTCTCCGACGGATGACAGCGCGCTTCCTGTCGGCGCCACCTTAGGCATCGCCCTTCGCGTCACGAAGCGAAAAGACATCAGGCGGAGCTATCACCACAAAGTGATACACAAAAAAATGTATTGCCCCACAGAGAGATCTTTCGACCGCCCGATATTCACCCGCGACAACGACACGGAGGACACTACCAAAGGCCACCGACAGGGAacgcccgccccgccacAGAGACCCGAGACCCGATTGCTCCACAAAAGCGCAACCGAAACCGAACGGAGTTGTCACAGCGTGATATCCCGTACACGGAAAAACGGGCAACCCCTATTCCGGCTAAGCCGGAGTAGCACAAGCCAAATTGTGCGCGCACGACTTCGTATTGCGATTACGGGGGGGATTATAGCCAGAGTACAGGGCAAACAGCATGAGAGGTCACCGGGAGGTGCTGCGCCAAACTATTTTTAATGTACCTGTGCCCCGAACCGGATTTCCGAGATGTCGAAAAACGAAGTGGTTGGAAAGAGCTGGACATGGACCAGCTTGCGCGCATGGCGACACCGCGTGCTTTCAAATCTTGACATAGAGTGGTATCATGTTATGGCATAatcggcgaccgcgacaAACCCGCGACCGCGAGTGGTCCCTCTTCTCTTCAATTAACAAAATATATACGCGCGTCCCCCCCTTCACCCTCC contains the following coding sequences:
- the PSP2 gene encoding prasinophyte-specific protein, which produces MSSAWMSRCVTTFTMCARPFPVNVSVRKQPMSSSVEPSWRHIRILPACILFWGAILAISVTMAVTYLPERMKGSAYVLDPNQDMCYAGNVTICDTHAVSRFFFWNLTNPLEVLAGTQPPELKEVGPFVMQGGKEKKSEVTFSGNGDSVVSFIATSYASWDPTSFCETCDLNDKIISFNPGYYALIRKFGSEANFVHSLTAKVVATLVDRISEVFRSFVEQGIAPKHIEEAVHAGRNAVHAMAVAQWGNASPLQGASVADYAPDLWPHGKPEFASYASGLTAGDGDTVGLDPSEANVVYRILTEDPTGISVLHMLARSTLKLAEDLSVSETKAELIRGYIGVHLRKGYNLNAVESMVGPFLGPESSGIFVRRTVEQWLMGYFDPLLSPRYRTSDPRYLSRFITKNFLATDLQPETYVERVPDDSIPRDQWPSVGATPWVLATGMDNPSRTLDVLESTLGDVTVPNGTYTYTSTGRSIKITGKKVANAVYPEVKRKGLNAETVAWFDFGNSLDLARPVRLKYADEYEEVHSDVKFHKFQVHPDELIPCPTSRKNCDYNSRYHGAWDLTDHRMVPMTFTMPHGHRADPRMFGFINISDHACPFRPDAKAHEMEWDVLEQTGNVVGMKLRYQNNFEIKRTDVFYPNLWKPDPISPADISAREGTLRDGIYLPIAWVDVSWRVPASKVADIARAIADVKGAILLYALGIPPICFLLISYSVIVLYIRRQIRRGKSDCNAGRRANASESFVTICSENVSSPSTDIERSDAELARVPKSFSTQRKTLFEAPSWSGMESDEESDKAPTILVNLRDMQKSY